A DNA window from Flavobacterium sp. contains the following coding sequences:
- a CDS encoding N-acetyltransferase, producing the protein MTNMEPTATMEIKDNTFARQFETVIPEGMLSVEYSFQEKKIFLTKINTPENFENQPVIDTLLKNIMELSTEKKFRVVPIHPKIATFFKKNPKYKELLPPGIRI; encoded by the coding sequence ATGACAAATATGGAACCTACTGCAACTATGGAAATCAAAGACAACACTTTTGCAAGACAATTTGAAACCGTAATTCCCGAGGGGATGTTAAGCGTTGAATATTCTTTTCAGGAAAAAAAGATTTTTTTGACGAAAATAAACACGCCTGAAAATTTTGAAAACCAGCCTGTAATTGATACTCTGCTTAAAAACATTATGGAATTAAGCACTGAAAAAAAATTCAGAGTTGTACCGATTCACCCAAAAATCGCAACGTTTTTTAAAAAAAATCCAAAGTACAAAGAGTTATTGCCTCCGGGAATCAGAATCTAA
- a CDS encoding anion permease, whose amino-acid sequence MKEVQIPQTLITLAVGLGIWFIPAPDGVVAEAWHLFAIFVATILGIILKAAPMGTMCMIAIALTAFTQVLAPGDPGKSITLALKGFGDKVIWLIGISFFIARGFIKTGLGNRIAFLFIRIFGKSSLGLAYGLGLADLVLAPAVPSNTARGGGIIYPIMKSMSMSFGSLPEQPETHRKLGSYLTLNCYNMNLIASSMFLTGTASNPMCQKFALNLGIKITWMSWAAAAIVPGLCAFFVIPFVLYKIYPPELKKTGDAPQIASQKLKEMGPITRNEWMMLLTFFILLFLWMTGDLFSIDATTTAFIGLVILLLTSVLTWDDVKAEKGAWDTIVWFSVLVMMASSLNELGFIGWFSNVVKAQIGGLSWQMAFPIIILVYFFSHYLFASATAHVAAMYAALLGVGVSLGIPGLLLAFMLGFMGSIYGTLTHYGHGPAPVFFGSGYVDLKSWWVKGLITGLVMLFIYMVIGGLWLWIIGDF is encoded by the coding sequence ATGAAAGAAGTACAAATTCCGCAAACCCTGATTACACTTGCAGTTGGACTGGGTATTTGGTTTATACCTGCTCCAGACGGTGTAGTTGCAGAAGCCTGGCATTTGTTTGCCATATTTGTTGCCACAATTTTAGGAATTATTCTAAAAGCTGCTCCAATGGGAACCATGTGTATGATTGCCATTGCGCTAACAGCATTCACGCAGGTGCTGGCACCGGGCGATCCCGGAAAATCAATTACACTGGCATTAAAAGGTTTTGGAGATAAGGTAATCTGGCTTATCGGAATTTCATTTTTTATAGCGCGCGGATTTATAAAAACGGGTTTAGGAAACCGAATTGCTTTTTTGTTTATTAGAATATTTGGAAAAAGCTCTCTTGGTCTGGCCTACGGTTTAGGTCTTGCTGATTTAGTTTTGGCACCAGCCGTACCAAGTAATACTGCACGCGGCGGCGGAATTATTTATCCCATAATGAAATCAATGTCAATGAGTTTTGGTTCACTGCCCGAACAGCCTGAAACACACAGAAAATTAGGTTCATATTTAACATTGAACTGTTATAATATGAATTTAATAGCCTCATCAATGTTTCTTACCGGAACAGCCAGTAATCCAATGTGCCAGAAGTTTGCACTCAATCTCGGAATTAAAATAACCTGGATGTCGTGGGCCGCCGCAGCAATAGTTCCGGGTTTATGCGCTTTTTTTGTAATTCCGTTTGTGTTGTATAAAATTTATCCGCCTGAATTAAAAAAAACAGGTGATGCTCCGCAGATTGCTTCTCAAAAATTAAAAGAAATGGGACCCATTACCCGCAACGAGTGGATGATGCTCCTGACTTTCTTTATATTATTATTTCTGTGGATGACTGGAGATTTATTTTCAATTGATGCTACTACTACCGCTTTTATCGGATTAGTAATTCTGCTGTTAACTTCAGTTTTAACCTGGGATGATGTAAAAGCCGAAAAAGGTGCTTGGGATACTATTGTATGGTTTTCGGTTTTGGTAATGATGGCCAGTTCGCTAAACGAATTAGGTTTTATAGGCTGGTTTAGTAATGTTGTAAAAGCACAAATAGGCGGATTAAGCTGGCAGATGGCTTTTCCGATAATAATATTAGTATACTTTTTTAGCCATTATCTTTTTGCAAGTGCCACGGCTCACGTAGCAGCAATGTATGCCGCTTTATTAGGAGTTGGAGTTTCACTCGGAATTCCGGGATTGCTTCTAGCTTTTATGCTTGGTTTTATGGGTTCAATTTACGGAACATTAACACACTACGGACATGGTCCGGCTCCCGTTTTCTTTGGGAGCGGATATGTCGATTTAAAAAGCTGGTGGGTGAAAGGTTTAATAACCGGACTCGTAATGCTTTTTATCTATATGGTAATTGGAGGATTATGGCTTTGGATAATCGGAGATTTTTAG
- a CDS encoding porin, with product MNAQTAETQKAVDSESSIKYPQFQFKGLFQARYLESFGDNVDVLGVHHSTGDVTQSSFDIKRMRVGLNTKLSEATEVVILVNLADFKSDTKGKVLENAYAKYTFNKYIAVLGGQFRPAFGIEELVPVDIIKSFDFSNQYYEFGKNGWTSFQIGASATGNFDIGKMPVNYSVSVLNGNGKNQEKDNDNGKQYSSRFVFGLSKQHKINLGLNGGIGKYAKEKVYAVGADITSDFRITDRFTFDLQIEYKQGTNHNLYFSLPVDSRTDDVADYQMRGIYFLPNVRYQIDYKKLTSLELSCRYERFDPSYKIDSNVRQTYTPMISLEFGKAYTGRIEMGFELDHFDRNIPDTSTYSDNLFIIQFQCRL from the coding sequence ATGAATGCCCAGACTGCCGAAACTCAAAAAGCAGTAGATTCTGAAAGTAGTATTAAATATCCTCAATTTCAGTTTAAAGGCCTTTTTCAGGCCAGATATCTCGAAAGTTTTGGAGACAATGTAGATGTTTTAGGAGTTCATCACTCCACAGGTGACGTTACCCAAAGCTCATTTGATATAAAAAGAATGCGTGTTGGGCTAAACACAAAACTTAGCGAAGCCACAGAAGTTGTTATTCTGGTAAACCTTGCCGATTTTAAATCGGATACAAAAGGTAAAGTTCTCGAAAACGCTTACGCAAAATATACTTTCAATAAATACATAGCTGTTTTAGGAGGACAGTTTCGTCCTGCTTTTGGTATAGAAGAATTAGTTCCTGTAGATATCATTAAATCTTTTGATTTCTCTAATCAATATTACGAATTTGGAAAAAATGGGTGGACCAGTTTTCAAATAGGAGCTTCGGCAACCGGAAATTTTGACATCGGAAAAATGCCTGTAAACTATTCAGTTTCTGTTTTAAATGGAAATGGAAAAAATCAGGAAAAAGACAATGACAACGGAAAACAATATTCTTCGAGATTTGTTTTTGGATTATCAAAACAGCATAAAATTAATCTAGGATTAAATGGCGGTATCGGAAAATATGCCAAAGAAAAAGTATATGCCGTTGGCGCCGATATTACCAGCGATTTTAGAATTACAGATCGCTTTACATTCGATTTGCAGATAGAATACAAACAAGGAACAAACCATAATTTGTATTTTTCTTTACCCGTCGACTCGAGAACAGATGATGTTGCCGATTACCAAATGCGCGGTATTTATTTTCTTCCTAATGTAAGATACCAAATCGATTATAAAAAATTGACTTCTCTGGAATTATCCTGTCGTTATGAAAGATTTGATCCCAGTTATAAAATAGATTCAAACGTAAGACAAACCTATACGCCAATGATAAGTTTAGAATTTGGAAAAGCATATACAGGTCGTATAGAAATGGGATTTGAGCTAGATCATTTTGATCGAAACATCCCAGATACATCAACGTATAGTGATAATTTATTTATAATTCAGTTTCAGTGCAGACTGTAG
- a CDS encoding anion permease, with protein MKEIDIKKSIITLVIGLIIWFVPTPSGLTPEAWHLFAIFISTILGIILKAASMGTMCMIAVGVTAFTQVLAPESAGDSITFALSGFGNKVIWLIGISFFIARGFIKTGLGNRIAFLFIKIFGKSSLGLAYGLGLADLVLAPVVPSNTARGGGIIYPIMKSMSMNFDSDPDKPETKRKLGAFLTLSSYNVNLIASSMFLTGTASNPMCQKFAENLGIHISWTSWAIAALIPGLTAFFVIPFLLYKIYPPELKKTGDAPKVAAQKLKEMGAVSKNEWLMLLTFVILLFLWMTGDLFSIDATTTAFIGLVVLLLTSVLTWEDVKGEKGAWDTIVWFAVLVMMASSLDKLGFIGWFSEIVKAQMTGLSWQIAFVIIISVYFFSHYIFASATAHVAAMYAALLAVGVSLGVPGLFLAFMLGFVGSVYGTLTHYGHGPAPVYFGSGYVDLKNWWIKGLITGLAMLLIYLIVGGLWLNLLGYTN; from the coding sequence ATGAAAGAAATAGACATAAAAAAATCAATTATTACATTAGTAATAGGTTTGATAATCTGGTTTGTTCCAACTCCATCTGGTCTTACACCAGAAGCATGGCATTTATTCGCAATTTTTATTTCAACAATTCTCGGCATTATTTTAAAAGCTGCATCAATGGGGACTATGTGTATGATCGCAGTTGGGGTTACAGCTTTTACTCAGGTTTTAGCACCAGAAAGTGCAGGAGATTCTATAACCTTTGCTTTAAGCGGTTTTGGTAATAAAGTAATATGGCTTATTGGGATCTCATTTTTTATTGCCCGAGGTTTTATAAAGACAGGATTAGGAAACCGAATAGCTTTTTTATTCATAAAAATATTTGGTAAAAGTTCCTTAGGATTAGCATACGGATTGGGTTTGGCAGATTTAGTTTTAGCACCTGTCGTACCGAGTAATACGGCCAGAGGCGGCGGGATAATTTATCCTATTATGAAATCAATGTCCATGAATTTTGATTCAGATCCTGATAAACCGGAAACCAAAAGAAAATTGGGAGCCTTTCTTACTTTGAGCAGTTATAACGTAAATCTTATAGCATCGTCAATGTTTTTAACAGGAACAGCAAGTAATCCGATGTGTCAAAAATTTGCAGAAAATCTGGGCATACATATTTCATGGACATCGTGGGCAATTGCAGCCTTAATTCCCGGCTTAACCGCATTTTTTGTAATTCCATTTTTATTATATAAAATCTACCCGCCAGAATTAAAGAAAACAGGCGATGCTCCAAAAGTAGCTGCTCAGAAATTAAAAGAAATGGGGGCAGTATCAAAAAATGAATGGCTAATGCTTTTAACCTTTGTTATCTTATTGTTTCTGTGGATGACAGGAGATTTGTTTTCAATAGATGCAACTACCACAGCATTCATTGGTTTAGTGGTTTTACTTCTTACATCAGTACTGACATGGGAAGATGTCAAAGGTGAAAAAGGAGCGTGGGATACCATTGTATGGTTTGCAGTTTTGGTAATGATGGCCAGTTCATTAGACAAATTAGGATTTATTGGCTGGTTTAGTGAAATTGTAAAAGCACAAATGACAGGTCTAAGCTGGCAAATAGCTTTTGTAATTATTATTTCTGTCTACTTCTTTAGTCATTATATATTCGCAAGTGCAACAGCACATGTTGCGGCAATGTATGCAGCATTGTTAGCCGTTGGAGTTTCACTTGGAGTGCCTGGGTTGTTTCTGGCTTTTATGTTAGGATTTGTAGGGTCTGTTTATGGAACATTGACGCATTACGGACACGGACCCGCACCGGTTTATTTTGGAAGCGGTTATGTCGATCTAAAGAACTGGTGGATAAAAGGGCTTATTACAGGACTGGCAATGTTACTGATTTATCTGATCGTTGGAGGATTATGGCTAAATTTATTGGGATATACAAATTGA
- a CDS encoding porin: protein MNRIHNFSVFKAFLLGLLFPFLSNGQTIDSNSKTEVKYPQFKFQGLFQARYLSGFTNGVDAVSGLHHSDDKAVEDTFDIKRMRLGVTTKLGESFDVVVLANFADFKSDPKGKVLENAFARYTFNKNIGFLVGQFRPAFGIEELNPADILKSFDYSNQYSEFGNNGWTSFQIGASMFGSLNLGKMPVTYAVSAVNGNGKDQVSDKDNGKQYSTRLGFELDKKHNINFGLNGGIGEVYKNKVFALGLDLTADFKLADKFTLQIQLEAKQGINHYLYYSLAPDARTSNLNEYQMRGAYFLPNLRYEIQYRKLTAIEFSCRYEYFDRNFKIDSNAKQTYTPMASLEFGKGYTGRIEMGMQFDNYKRNIPNTSIYDNNLFIIQFQGRFF, encoded by the coding sequence ATGAATCGAATACATAATTTTTCAGTTTTTAAGGCTTTTCTATTGGGCTTATTATTTCCATTTTTATCGAATGGACAAACAATAGATTCTAATTCTAAGACAGAAGTAAAATATCCACAATTCAAATTTCAGGGTCTTTTTCAGGCGAGGTATTTAAGTGGATTTACTAATGGAGTTGACGCAGTAAGCGGACTTCATCATTCGGATGATAAAGCCGTAGAAGATACCTTTGATATTAAAAGAATGCGGTTGGGAGTTACAACTAAATTAGGAGAAAGTTTTGATGTTGTAGTACTGGCAAATTTTGCAGATTTCAAATCAGATCCTAAAGGCAAAGTCCTCGAAAATGCTTTTGCAAGATATACTTTTAATAAAAATATTGGCTTTTTAGTGGGGCAGTTCAGACCAGCTTTTGGAATCGAGGAATTAAACCCGGCGGATATTCTTAAATCATTTGATTACTCAAATCAATACTCAGAATTTGGAAATAATGGATGGACAAGTTTTCAAATTGGAGCTTCTATGTTCGGAAGTCTTAATTTAGGAAAAATGCCCGTTACTTATGCTGTTTCAGCAGTAAACGGAAATGGAAAAGATCAGGTTTCTGATAAAGATAATGGAAAGCAGTATTCAACACGTCTGGGTTTTGAATTGGATAAAAAGCATAACATCAATTTTGGTCTTAATGGCGGTATTGGTGAAGTTTATAAAAACAAAGTTTTTGCACTTGGTCTTGATCTTACTGCCGATTTTAAGTTGGCAGACAAATTTACACTGCAAATACAACTTGAAGCAAAACAGGGAATTAATCATTACTTATATTATTCATTAGCTCCAGATGCGAGAACTTCAAATCTTAACGAATATCAAATGCGAGGAGCGTATTTCCTGCCTAATCTAAGATATGAGATACAATATCGAAAATTAACAGCAATAGAATTTTCATGCAGATATGAATATTTTGACAGGAATTTCAAAATAGATTCAAATGCGAAACAAACCTATACACCTATGGCAAGTTTGGAGTTTGGAAAAGGTTATACCGGCCGTATCGAAATGGGAATGCAGTTTGACAACTACAAGCGTAATATTCCAAACACTTCTATATATGATAACAACTTATTTATCATACAATTTCAAGGGAGATTTTTCTAA
- a CDS encoding ABC-F family ATP-binding cassette domain-containing protein, translated as MITVNDISVQFGGTTLFSDVSFAINENDKIALMGKNGAGKSTLLKIIAGVNKPSTGNISAPKEAVIAYLPQHLLTEDGATVMEEASKAFSDIFKMKAEIDEINEQLTVRTDYESDEYMKLIERVSDLSEKFYAIEEVNYEAEVEKILVGLGFEREDFSRQTSEFSGGWRMRIELAKILLQKPDLILLDEPTNHMDIESIQWLEEFLLNQAKAVVVISHDRAFVDNITNRTIEVTMGRIYDYKAKYSHYLELRKDRRIHQQKAYDEQQKMIAENRAFIERFKGTFSKTDAVQSRVKMLEKLEIVQVDEVDTSALRLKFPPAARSGQYPVIVKEMSKSYGDHVVFKDANIVIERGQKVAFVGKNGEGKSTMIKAIMKEIGVDSGSVDIGHNAQIGYFAQNQAALLDENATIFETIDSIAVGDIRTQIKNILGAFMFQGDDITKKVKVLSGGEKTRLAMIKLLLEPVNLLILDEPSNHLDMKTKDIIKDALRDFDGTLILVSHDRDFLDGLATKVFEFGNKRVKEHFEDVAGFLAHKKMDSMREIEK; from the coding sequence ATGATTACAGTTAACGATATTTCGGTTCAGTTTGGCGGAACTACACTTTTTAGCGATGTTTCTTTTGCTATCAACGAAAATGATAAAATTGCCCTTATGGGTAAAAATGGTGCGGGAAAATCGACACTTTTAAAAATAATTGCAGGTGTAAATAAGCCTTCAACAGGAAATATTTCGGCTCCAAAAGAAGCTGTAATTGCTTACCTGCCACAGCATTTGCTTACAGAAGATGGAGCAACTGTAATGGAAGAAGCATCAAAAGCTTTCAGCGATATTTTTAAAATGAAAGCCGAAATCGACGAAATCAATGAGCAGTTAACCGTTCGTACAGATTATGAAAGTGACGAATACATGAAATTAATCGAAAGAGTTTCTGACTTAAGCGAGAAATTTTATGCTATCGAAGAAGTGAATTATGAAGCTGAAGTTGAGAAAATATTAGTTGGTTTAGGGTTTGAAAGAGAAGATTTTTCACGTCAGACATCGGAGTTTTCAGGAGGATGGAGAATGCGTATCGAATTAGCTAAAATCCTTTTACAGAAACCAGATTTGATTTTGCTGGATGAGCCTACCAACCACATGGATATAGAAAGTATTCAATGGCTGGAAGAATTCTTATTGAATCAGGCAAAAGCAGTAGTTGTAATTTCGCACGATAGAGCGTTTGTAGATAATATTACCAACCGTACTATTGAAGTTACAATGGGAAGAATTTACGATTACAAAGCAAAATATTCTCATTATTTAGAGTTAAGAAAAGACCGTCGTATACATCAGCAGAAAGCCTATGACGAACAGCAAAAAATGATTGCAGAAAACCGTGCGTTTATTGAACGTTTTAAAGGAACATTCTCAAAAACAGATGCTGTTCAGTCACGTGTAAAAATGCTTGAAAAACTTGAAATTGTTCAGGTTGACGAAGTAGATACATCAGCATTACGTTTAAAATTCCCGCCGGCTGCACGTTCAGGACAATATCCGGTTATTGTAAAAGAAATGTCTAAATCGTACGGAGATCATGTTGTTTTTAAAGATGCAAACATCGTAATTGAACGTGGTCAGAAAGTAGCATTTGTTGGGAAAAATGGAGAAGGAAAATCTACTATGATTAAAGCAATCATGAAAGAAATTGGGGTAGATTCTGGAAGTGTTGATATTGGACATAATGCGCAAATTGGCTATTTTGCTCAAAATCAAGCCGCTCTATTAGATGAAAACGCAACCATTTTTGAAACAATCGATAGTATTGCAGTTGGAGATATCAGAACACAAATCAAAAATATCTTAGGAGCTTTCATGTTTCAGGGAGATGATATCACCAAAAAAGTAAAAGTGCTTTCAGGAGGAGAAAAAACACGTTTGGCAATGATTAAATTGTTGCTGGAGCCAGTGAACTTGTTAATTCTGGATGAGCCTTCAAATCACTTAGATATGAAGACTAAAGATATCATTAAAGATGCTTTACGTGATTTTGACGGAACTCTGATCTTGGTTTCTCACGACCGTGATTTCCTTGACGGATTAGCAACTAAAGTTTTTGAATTTGGTAACAAACGAGTTAAAGAACACTTTGAAGATGTGGCAGGTTTCCTTGCACATAAAAAAATGGATTCGATGAGAGAGATTGAAAAATAA
- a CDS encoding GlmU family protein: MNYILFDGPVRNALLPFTFTRPVADILIGIMTIRQKWETRLGSTITTITEDYLSTKFPMVEMEENVMINAAYLPNDTLVELVTELKPNQAIFKGEDVIAFFTTENQEEVDFDSYEIIHYNDDCLTIEHTWDIFSKNDAAIRADFAFLTEDRKSQPIPKSVNVIAPENIFIEEGAKLEFVTLNASTGPIYIGKNTEIMEGTVIRGPFALCENAMVKMSAKVYGATTVGPGSRIGGEVKNSVLFANSNKGHEGFLGDSVLGEWCNIGADSNNSNLKNNYEEVKLWSYETEGFAKTGLQFCGLMMGDHSKCGINTMFNTGTVVGVSANIFGSGFPRNFVPSFSWGGAAGFTTYVTKKAFETARLVMSRRNIEFDETEASILEHIFEETKKWRKD; this comes from the coding sequence ATGAATTACATTCTTTTTGACGGTCCCGTCCGGAATGCTTTATTACCTTTTACCTTTACAAGACCAGTTGCTGATATTTTAATCGGAATTATGACCATTCGCCAAAAATGGGAAACACGTTTGGGCTCTACAATAACAACAATTACAGAAGATTACCTTTCAACTAAATTCCCAATGGTAGAAATGGAAGAAAATGTAATGATAAATGCGGCGTATTTGCCAAATGATACGCTTGTTGAACTTGTTACGGAATTAAAACCAAATCAGGCAATTTTTAAAGGAGAAGATGTAATTGCTTTTTTTACTACAGAAAATCAGGAAGAAGTTGATTTTGATTCATACGAAATCATTCACTATAACGACGATTGTTTAACAATTGAACATACCTGGGATATTTTTTCAAAAAATGATGCTGCTATTCGTGCCGATTTTGCTTTTTTAACCGAAGACAGAAAATCACAACCAATTCCTAAAAGTGTAAACGTAATTGCTCCGGAAAATATATTTATAGAAGAAGGTGCAAAATTAGAGTTTGTAACTTTAAACGCATCGACAGGACCTATATATATAGGAAAGAATACCGAGATTATGGAAGGAACCGTAATTCGCGGACCTTTTGCTTTATGTGAAAATGCAATGGTAAAAATGTCGGCTAAGGTTTATGGCGCAACAACTGTTGGTCCGGGATCAAGAATAGGCGGTGAGGTTAAAAATTCAGTTCTTTTTGCAAATTCAAATAAAGGACACGAAGGATTTTTAGGTGATTCTGTTTTAGGTGAATGGTGTAATATTGGAGCAGATTCAAATAATTCAAACCTAAAAAACAACTACGAAGAAGTTAAATTATGGAGTTATGAAACAGAAGGTTTTGCAAAAACAGGACTTCAGTTTTGTGGCTTAATGATGGGAGATCACAGTAAATGCGGAATAAATACAATGTTTAACACCGGGACTGTTGTTGGAGTAAGTGCCAATATTTTTGGTTCTGGATTTCCTCGCAATTTTGTTCCGAGTTTTTCTTGGGGCGGTGCAGCAGGATTTACAACTTATGTAACTAAAAAAGCCTTTGAAACAGCCAGATTAGTTATGAGCCGAAGAAATATCGAATTTGACGAAACAGAAGCTTCGATCTTAGAACATATTTTCGAAGAAACAAAAAAATGGAGAAAAGACTAA
- a CDS encoding type B 50S ribosomal protein L31 gives MKKGVHPENYRLVAFKDMSNDDVFITKSTADTKETIEVDGVEYPVVKMEISRTSHPFYTGKSKLIDTAGRIDKFKTKYAKHAKK, from the coding sequence ATGAAAAAAGGAGTTCACCCAGAAAATTACAGATTAGTTGCATTTAAAGACATGTCAAATGATGACGTTTTTATCACTAAATCTACTGCAGATACAAAAGAAACAATTGAAGTTGACGGAGTTGAGTATCCAGTTGTAAAAATGGAGATTTCTAGAACATCTCACCCTTTTTATACTGGTAAATCTAAACTTATCGATACTGCAGGACGTATTGATAAATTCAAAACTAAATATGCAAAACACGCTAAAAAATAA
- a CDS encoding DUF4199 domain-containing protein has product MDKSISPAKSGTMYGVLFGVIMVLEFVIMYVIGMKSLVNTSVGTIVNIANYLVLPLIFIFLGCNHYKKNINNGFISFSECLKTGVSITVLAGLIYAIFSVIFNFIFPDFINEMLDITRSQMIAQNPNITAKELEMGLGMVKKFMNPLIVFPVTLVMYSLIGLIYSLIVGAIVKNEKPSSL; this is encoded by the coding sequence ATGGATAAAAGTATATCACCTGCCAAGTCAGGAACAATGTATGGTGTTTTATTTGGTGTTATAATGGTTTTAGAGTTTGTGATTATGTATGTAATAGGCATGAAATCATTAGTAAATACAAGTGTTGGAACGATAGTAAATATAGCAAACTATTTAGTTTTACCTCTTATATTTATATTCTTAGGCTGTAATCATTATAAGAAAAACATCAACAATGGTTTTATATCTTTTTCTGAATGTTTAAAAACCGGAGTCTCTATTACTGTTCTTGCAGGTTTAATATATGCTATCTTTAGTGTGATTTTTAACTTCATTTTTCCTGATTTTATAAATGAAATGTTAGATATTACCAGAAGCCAAATGATTGCTCAAAATCCTAATATAACCGCAAAAGAACTAGAAATGGGACTTGGTATGGTTAAAAAATTCATGAATCCGTTAATTGTTTTTCCGGTAACATTAGTTATGTATTCATTAATCGGATTAATATACTCCTTAATTGTCGGAGCAATTGTAAAGAATGAAAAACCATCAAGTCTATAA
- a CDS encoding glycosyltransferase family 2 protein, which produces MNLSILIPLLNEEESLKELYAWIIKVMQSNNYSYEIIFVDDGSTDDSWNIIESFSNENPNVKGIRFMKNFGKSQALHAGFAKAKGDVIITMDADLQDSPDEIPELYEMITKEKFDLVSGWKKKRYDSVVAKNLPSKLFNWAARKTSGVELNDFNCGLKAYKNVVVKNIEVSGEMHRYIPVLAKNAGFAKIGEKVVIHQARKYGETKFGMERFINGFLDLITIWFLSRFGKRPMHLFGAMGSIMFIIGFLSAGYIGVSKLYHMYSGVKYTLVTNNPWFYIALTTMILGTQLFLAGFLGEIILRTKNNEARYKVAREVNF; this is translated from the coding sequence ATGAATCTATCTATACTTATACCGCTTCTAAACGAGGAGGAATCGCTTAAAGAACTCTACGCATGGATTATTAAAGTGATGCAGTCTAACAATTACTCTTATGAAATCATTTTTGTAGATGATGGAAGTACAGATGATTCCTGGAATATTATTGAAAGTTTTTCTAACGAAAATCCTAATGTAAAAGGAATTCGTTTTATGAAAAACTTCGGAAAATCTCAGGCTTTGCACGCTGGTTTTGCAAAAGCAAAAGGTGATGTTATCATTACGATGGATGCTGATCTTCAGGACAGTCCTGATGAAATTCCGGAATTGTATGAAATGATCACCAAAGAAAAATTTGATTTGGTTTCTGGCTGGAAAAAGAAACGCTACGATTCTGTTGTAGCAAAAAATCTTCCGTCAAAATTATTTAACTGGGCAGCCAGAAAAACTTCTGGTGTTGAGTTAAACGATTTTAACTGCGGATTAAAAGCTTACAAAAACGTTGTTGTAAAAAACATTGAGGTTTCGGGCGAAATGCACCGTTACATTCCCGTTTTGGCTAAAAATGCGGGTTTTGCAAAAATTGGCGAAAAAGTAGTTATTCACCAGGCAAGAAAATACGGAGAAACTAAATTTGGAATGGAACGTTTCATAAATGGTTTTCTGGATTTAATTACAATTTGGTTTTTATCGAGATTCGGAAAAAGACCAATGCACTTATTTGGTGCCATGGGTTCGATTATGTTTATAATCGGTTTTTTATCTGCCGGATATATTGGCGTTTCTAAACTATACCATATGTATAGTGGAGTTAAATATACTTTGGTAACTAATAATCCGTGGTTTTATATTGCATTAACTACGATGATTTTGGGGACACAGCTTTTCCTTGCCGGGTTTTTAGGTGAAATCATTTTGAGAACTAAAAACAACGAAGCTAGATATAAAGTAGCACGTGAAGTAAATTTTTGA